The window GATCCTCAGCGGCGGAGATCCCCTGACGCTGGTCGACCGCTGGCTGCGGCAACTCGCCGAACGGCTGGCCGCCATCGGGCACTTGAGGCGGTTGCGCGTCCACACTCGGCTGCCGATCGTATTGCCGGAGCGGGTCTGCCCGGAATTGCTCGATTGGCTCTGCGGATCGCGGTTGACGCCAATCGTGGTGGTACACGCCAATCACCCGGCCGAGATCTCCGGGCAAGTGACCGCGGCCCTTTCGCAGTTGGTCGATGCGGGCGTCGTCGTGCTCAACCAATCGGTGCTTTTGCGGCGGGTGAACGACGATGCCGACGTGCTGGCGGAACTTTGCCGGCGGCTGGTCGATCTGCGGGTGATGCCGTACTATCTGCACCAACTGGACCGCGTTCGCGGGGCGGCCCATTTCGAGGTGCCGGAGGCCGTCGGGCGAAAGCTCGCGTCCGAGCTACGCCGCCGCCTGCCCGGCTACGCCGTGCCGCGGTACGTGCGCGAGACAGCGGGCGGGACCTGTAAGGAGCCTTTGTAGGGTAAGGCCGGTCCCGGCGCGCTGCCGCCAGTCCCACCCCTTACGCCCGCTCGCTCCTGCGCCCTCTTTGAATTGCGGGTCGTTCATAGTAGGCTCGTCGGTCACGATTGTGTTGTTCCGTCGCTAACTCTTCGCCTTCCCCATGACAATCCAAAATCCAAAATCCAAAATCCAAAATCCCGCGACCGACTCGGAACAAATCCTGGTCGTACCAACCGAGGTCTTTCACCGAGTGGGCCATTTCCAGGGTTTTTCGGCCGATGCCGACCGCTACCTGGCCGCGCTGCTCAAGCCCGAGCACGTGAGCTTCCGGCCCCGTGGCGCGATGGAAAAAGATCCCGGTTTCAAACAGCTCATTCCTTACTGCATCTTTCGCCACCAGACTCGCGACGGCGCGGCGACGGTGTTCGAATACACGCGGGGCACGGGACAAGGCGAGGGGCGGCTGCACCGCAAGCGGAGCATCGGCATCGGCGGGCACATCTCGTCCGACGACGTGGCCGGGGGCGACGGCAATCCCTACTTGGTCGGCATGCAGCGCGAGCTCGATGAAGAGGTCGCCATCGACACGCCTTTTCATCAGCGTTGCGTGGGCCTGATCAACGACGACGAGACGGAAGTCGGCCG of the Pirellulales bacterium genome contains:
- the epmB gene encoding EF-P beta-lysylation protein EpmB → MYEPPSIPAASFSVGAENKNPAPSWQSLLKGAVRDPGELCRLLRLPDECRGAAVRAARDFPLFAPRGYVARMRPGDPRDPLLLQVLPLADELSSPPEFTADPVGDRQAALTPGLLHKYRGRVLLVTTGACAVHCRYCFRRHFPYSETPHSLAQWEPAIEQIAADPTIDEVILSGGDPLTLVDRWLRQLAERLAAIGHLRRLRVHTRLPIVLPERVCPELLDWLCGSRLTPIVVVHANHPAEISGQVTAALSQLVDAGVVVLNQSVLLRRVNDDADVLAELCRRLVDLRVMPYYLHQLDRVRGAAHFEVPEAVGRKLASELRRRLPGYAVPRYVRETAGGTCKEPL
- a CDS encoding phosphoesterase gives rise to the protein MTIQNPKSKIQNPATDSEQILVVPTEVFHRVGHFQGFSADADRYLAALLKPEHVSFRPRGAMEKDPGFKQLIPYCIFRHQTRDGAATVFEYTRGTGQGEGRLHRKRSIGIGGHISSDDVAGGDGNPYLVGMQRELDEEVAIDTPFHQRCVGLINDDETEVGRVHLGIVHLFDVERPAVTPRESELISCGFRPVEELLADMTGFETWSSICLTAIFRGAT